A stretch of the Mycobacterium shigaense genome encodes the following:
- a CDS encoding glycoside hydrolase family 38 N-terminal domain-containing protein produces MRLISAESTELFVGPPRAPLQLARVTVAGVAKPTLVRIVGDGLAGEAVAAAGDEVVEIPVAVEQPVVGQRRAARVQAGAAGAAFAFVVAEPGWTMFMVSHFHYDPVWWNTQGAYTSEWHEVPEGRARQTNGFALVHAHLEMARREPEYKFVLAEVDYLKPYWDTHPEDRADLRRLIAEGRVEIMGGTYNEPNTNLTSPETTIRNLVHGIGFQRDVLGARPETAWLLDVFGHDPQFPGMAADAGLTSSSWARGPHHQWGPVHSQAGMAGMQFCSEFEWIAPSGRGLLTHYMPAHYSAGWWMDSSTCLADAEQATYELFAQLKPVALTRNVLLPVGTDYTPPNKWVTEIHRDWAARYTWPRFVCALPGEFFAAVRAELDERGGRPSPQTRDMNPIYTGKDVSYIDTKQANRAAENAVLDAERFAVFAGPIGGADYPQAALAKAWVQLAYGAHHDAITGSESDQVYLDLLTGWRDAWELGRAVRDNSLALLSGVVADSPESVVVWNPLTHRRTDVVTARLDPPRPDGVRVLDADGAELPAHLEHGGHSVSWLAAGVPSLGWRVYRLAPAAQSSGWIETPGSAIANEHYRLAVDAARGGGVLSLTQDGRELIAPGRVGNELAVYEEYPSHPTESEGPWHLLPKGPVVCSSESPAQVRAYHGPLGQRLVVHGRIGAMLRYTQTLTLWRGVARVDCRTTIDEFTGEDSLVRLRWPCPVPGAMPVSEVGDAVIGRGFGLLHGPSGGPDSVDTAHHLWTLDNPAYGWFGLSATARVRVGGSTRAVSVAEVVSPAEAQSGSLARELMVALVRAGVTATCSGADKPRYGNLDVDSNLPDVRIVLGGPARNAFAKAVLVEAGPAYADELDRQLADRGRARVWVPATAPLGDVWVPGADLSAPRALPVLVIDGADDEGLTAEIASVAADLEDAEIAVSQDVQQAPPRAEPFEARTVALLNRGVPSFAVDTEGTLHSALMRSCTGWPSGTWIDEPRRAAPDGSNFQLQHWTHHFDYALVCGDGDWRQAEIPTRSAQFSHPLVAVCPQRPEAQLGPEGSLLRVEPADAVQLGALKATGNPLTAGKARPVDPAAVTLRLVQTTGSPTRVAIACDHGEVGALQAADLLEVPSTEGPAGTGRVDLHGYQVATVLARLALPALSCHPAALGPDAEPAQPLYARYWLHNRGPAPLGGLPAVAHLHPQTLTAEPGGKVSLRLSAASDSTDAALHGTVTLRCPDGWRATPAELPFTLAGGAYQEADVVLAVPAGARSGRYPVRAQLRLTGDAVPPAWRQLVEDVSIVEVGEGQDGELVYLVDEPSDVELAAGDSARITVTVGTRAGAELSLEAHLISPWGTWEWIGPPALGAVLPAGDTVELGFDVTPPVGLQSGQWWALVRVGCAGRLVYSPAVRVVVR; encoded by the coding sequence GTGTGGTGGAACACCCAGGGCGCCTACACCAGCGAGTGGCACGAGGTGCCCGAGGGCCGCGCCCGGCAGACCAACGGCTTCGCATTGGTGCACGCGCACCTGGAAATGGCCCGCCGCGAGCCCGAGTACAAGTTCGTGTTGGCCGAGGTGGATTACCTCAAGCCGTACTGGGACACCCACCCCGAGGACCGCGCCGATCTTCGCCGTCTGATCGCCGAAGGCCGGGTCGAGATCATGGGCGGAACCTACAACGAGCCCAACACCAACCTCACAAGCCCGGAAACGACTATCCGAAACCTGGTGCACGGCATAGGTTTTCAGCGCGATGTGCTGGGTGCGCGACCGGAGACGGCGTGGCTGCTCGATGTGTTCGGCCACGATCCGCAGTTCCCGGGGATGGCCGCCGATGCCGGGCTGACGTCGAGTTCGTGGGCGCGTGGGCCGCACCACCAGTGGGGCCCGGTGCACAGCCAGGCCGGAATGGCCGGAATGCAGTTCTGCAGCGAGTTCGAATGGATCGCCCCGTCTGGCCGCGGGCTGCTCACCCACTACATGCCGGCGCACTACTCGGCGGGTTGGTGGATGGACTCTTCGACCTGCCTGGCCGACGCCGAGCAGGCCACCTACGAGCTGTTCGCTCAGCTGAAACCGGTCGCGCTGACGCGCAATGTGCTGCTGCCGGTCGGCACCGACTACACCCCGCCGAACAAATGGGTCACCGAGATCCACCGCGACTGGGCCGCGCGCTACACCTGGCCGCGATTCGTGTGCGCGCTGCCCGGCGAGTTCTTTGCGGCCGTGCGCGCCGAACTCGACGAGCGGGGGGGCCGTCCGTCGCCGCAAACCCGCGACATGAACCCGATCTACACCGGCAAGGACGTCTCCTACATCGACACCAAGCAAGCCAACCGGGCCGCCGAGAACGCCGTCCTGGATGCCGAGCGTTTTGCGGTGTTCGCGGGCCCCATCGGCGGCGCCGACTACCCGCAGGCCGCCCTGGCCAAGGCCTGGGTGCAACTGGCCTATGGCGCGCACCACGACGCCATCACCGGCTCGGAATCCGACCAGGTCTACCTCGACCTGCTGACCGGCTGGCGCGACGCGTGGGAGCTGGGCCGGGCGGTCCGCGACAACTCCCTGGCCCTGCTGTCCGGCGTCGTCGCGGACTCGCCGGAATCGGTCGTGGTGTGGAACCCGTTGACACACCGCCGCACCGACGTCGTTACCGCCCGACTCGACCCACCGCGGCCCGACGGGGTGCGCGTGCTCGATGCCGACGGCGCCGAGCTGCCGGCGCACCTCGAGCACGGCGGGCATTCGGTCAGCTGGCTGGCCGCCGGCGTGCCGTCGCTGGGCTGGCGCGTCTACCGGCTGGCCCCCGCGGCGCAATCGAGCGGCTGGATCGAGACGCCGGGGTCGGCGATCGCCAACGAGCACTACCGGCTGGCGGTGGACGCGGCCCGCGGCGGGGGAGTCCTGTCCCTGACGCAGGACGGCCGCGAGCTGATCGCGCCCGGACGGGTGGGCAACGAGCTCGCGGTGTACGAGGAGTACCCGTCGCATCCCACCGAAAGCGAGGGGCCCTGGCACCTGCTGCCCAAGGGGCCGGTGGTGTGCTCGTCGGAATCGCCCGCCCAGGTGCGGGCCTACCACGGCCCGCTCGGCCAGCGACTGGTCGTGCACGGCCGGATCGGCGCGATGCTGCGCTACACCCAGACGCTGACCCTGTGGCGCGGCGTGGCGCGGGTGGACTGCCGCACCACCATCGACGAGTTCACCGGCGAGGACAGCCTGGTGCGGCTGCGTTGGCCGTGCCCCGTTCCGGGCGCGATGCCGGTCAGCGAGGTGGGCGACGCGGTCATCGGTCGCGGGTTCGGGTTGCTGCACGGGCCGTCCGGTGGGCCCGACTCGGTGGACACCGCCCACCACCTCTGGACGCTGGACAACCCCGCGTACGGCTGGTTCGGGCTGTCGGCGACGGCCCGGGTGCGGGTCGGCGGCTCGACGCGGGCGGTGTCGGTGGCCGAGGTGGTCTCGCCCGCCGAGGCGCAGTCCGGATCGCTGGCGCGCGAGCTGATGGTCGCGCTGGTCCGCGCCGGCGTCACGGCCACCTGCAGCGGCGCCGACAAGCCGCGCTACGGGAATCTCGACGTCGACTCCAACCTGCCCGACGTCCGCATCGTGCTGGGCGGCCCCGCCCGCAATGCATTCGCGAAAGCCGTGCTCGTCGAGGCGGGCCCGGCCTACGCCGACGAGCTCGACCGGCAACTGGCCGACCGGGGCCGGGCCCGGGTGTGGGTGCCCGCGACAGCGCCGTTGGGGGACGTGTGGGTGCCCGGCGCCGACCTGAGCGCGCCGCGGGCGTTGCCGGTGCTGGTGATCGACGGCGCCGACGACGAGGGCCTGACCGCCGAGATCGCGTCGGTGGCCGCCGATCTCGAGGACGCCGAGATCGCCGTCAGCCAAGACGTCCAGCAGGCCCCGCCGCGGGCCGAACCCTTCGAGGCCCGGACGGTGGCGCTGCTCAACCGCGGCGTGCCCAGCTTCGCCGTCGACACCGAAGGCACCTTGCACTCCGCGCTGATGCGGTCCTGCACCGGTTGGCCGTCGGGCACCTGGATCGACGAGCCGCGCCGCGCCGCACCCGACGGCTCCAACTTCCAGCTGCAGCACTGGACACACCACTTCGACTACGCGCTGGTGTGTGGCGACGGCGACTGGCGGCAGGCCGAAATCCCCACCCGCAGTGCACAGTTCTCGCATCCGCTGGTGGCGGTGTGTCCGCAACGACCCGAGGCCCAGCTGGGACCCGAGGGTTCGCTGCTGCGCGTGGAGCCCGCCGACGCGGTGCAGCTGGGCGCGCTCAAGGCGACCGGCAACCCGCTGACCGCGGGCAAAGCCCGGCCGGTCGATCCGGCCGCGGTGACCCTGCGGCTGGTGCAGACGACCGGTTCGCCCACGCGCGTCGCGATCGCCTGCGACCACGGTGAGGTCGGCGCGCTGCAGGCGGCCGATCTGCTCGAGGTTCCATCGACGGAAGGGCCCGCCGGCACGGGGCGGGTCGACCTGCACGGCTACCAGGTGGCCACCGTGCTGGCGCGGCTCGCGCTGCCCGCGCTGTCGTGTCACCCGGCCGCGCTGGGCCCCGACGCCGAGCCCGCCCAGCCGCTCTACGCGCGGTATTGGCTGCACAACCGGGGCCCCGCGCCGCTGGGTGGGCTGCCGGCCGTCGCCCACCTGCACCCCCAGACGCTGACGGCCGAACCGGGCGGCAAGGTGTCGTTGCGCCTCAGCGCCGCCAGCGACAGCACCGACGCCGCGTTACACGGCACGGTGACGCTGCGATGTCCAGACGGCTGGCGCGCGACGCCCGCCGAGCTGCCGTTCACGCTGGCCGGCGGCGCGTATCAGGAGGCCGACGTGGTGCTGGCGGTCCCGGCGGGCGCACGGTCCGGGCGCTACCCGGTCCGGGCGCAGTTGCGCCTCACCGGCGACGCCGTCCCGCCCGCCTGGCGTCAGCTGGTCGAGGACGTGTCCATCGTCGAGGTGGGCGAGGGGCAGGACGGCGAGCTGGTCTACCTCGTCGACGAGCCGTCCGACGTCGAGCTCGCGGCCGGCGACTCGGCCCGGATCACCGTCACGGTCGGCACGCGCGCCGGGGCGGAGTTGTCGCTGGAGGCGCACCTGATCAGCCCCTGGGGCACCTGGGAGTGGATCGGGCCGCCCGCCCTTGGGGCGGTCCTGCCCGCGGGTGACACCGTCGAGCTCGGCTTCGACGTGACCCCGCCGGTCGGGCTGCAATCGGGCCAGTGGTGGGCTTTGGTCCGCGTCGGCTGCGCCGGCCGGCTGGTGTATTCGCCGGCGGTGCGGGTGGTCGTCCGATGA
- a CDS encoding DUF7158 domain-containing protein gives MSGQLVVATVAGTPVAVREVDAAEARLRGGARAAALPASGTSEGRQLRRWLTQLIVTQRVVAAEAAARGLSAAGAPAENEVLPDVTARLEIGSVAAAALADPRARALFAHVTAAVDVTDEDVADYHARNPFRFAAPRPAPHGWRVPSSTTPALREVASEVAAHLRGAARRRAFRLWLDARRAALVQLAPGYEHPGDPRQPDNVHRH, from the coding sequence ATGAGCGGCCAGCTCGTCGTCGCGACCGTCGCCGGCACCCCGGTGGCGGTCCGGGAAGTGGACGCGGCCGAGGCGCGACTGCGCGGCGGTGCCCGCGCGGCCGCGTTGCCGGCCAGCGGCACCAGCGAGGGCCGCCAGTTGCGGCGCTGGCTCACCCAGCTGATCGTGACGCAGCGCGTGGTGGCCGCCGAGGCCGCCGCGCGCGGTCTGTCCGCAGCCGGGGCGCCGGCCGAGAACGAGGTGCTGCCCGACGTCACGGCCCGGCTCGAGATCGGCAGCGTGGCCGCGGCCGCGTTGGCCGATCCGCGGGCCCGCGCACTGTTCGCCCACGTCACCGCGGCCGTCGACGTCACCGACGAGGACGTGGCCGACTATCACGCCCGCAATCCGTTCCGCTTCGCCGCCCCGCGTCCCGCTCCGCACGGCTGGCGCGTCCCGTCGTCGACCACCCCGGCCCTGCGCGAGGTGGCCTCGGAGGTGGCGGCGCACCTGCGGGGCGCCGCGCGCCGGCGCGCCTTCCGGCTGTGGCTGGACGCGCGCCGGGCCGCGCTGGTCCAGCTCGCGCCCGGCTACGAGCATCCCGGCGATCCCCGCCAGCCCGACAACGTCCATCGGCACTGA
- a CDS encoding ABC transporter ATP-binding protein, with protein sequence MGVAIEVNGLTKSFGSSRIWEDVTLDIPQGEVSVLLGPSGTGKSVFLKSLIGLLRPERGSIIIDGTDILECSAKELYEIRTLFGVLFQDGALFGSMNLFDNTAFPLREHTKKKEGEIRDIVMEKLEMVGLGGDEKKFPGEISGGMRKRAGLARALVLDPQIILCDEPDSGLDPVRTAYLSQLILDINAQIDATILIVTHNINIARTVPDNIGMLFRKHLVMFGPREVLLTSDEPVVRQFLNGRRIGPIGMSEEKDEATMAEEQALLDAGHHAGGTEEVEGVPPQITATPGMPERKGVARRQARVREMLHTLPKEAQAAILDDLEGTHKFQSHEFGG encoded by the coding sequence ATGGGTGTCGCTATCGAGGTCAACGGCCTGACGAAATCCTTCGGATCATCGAGGATTTGGGAAGACGTCACCCTCGACATCCCGCAGGGCGAGGTCAGCGTTTTGCTGGGCCCCTCGGGTACCGGCAAGTCGGTGTTCCTGAAGTCGCTGATCGGCCTGCTGCGGCCCGAGCGGGGCTCGATCATCATCGACGGCACCGACATCCTCGAATGCTCGGCCAAGGAGCTCTACGAGATCCGCACCCTGTTCGGCGTGCTGTTCCAGGATGGTGCGCTGTTCGGTTCGATGAACCTCTTTGACAACACTGCCTTCCCGCTTCGTGAGCACACCAAGAAGAAGGAAGGCGAGATCCGTGACATCGTCATGGAGAAGCTGGAGATGGTCGGTCTCGGGGGTGACGAGAAGAAGTTCCCCGGCGAGATCTCCGGCGGTATGCGCAAGCGTGCCGGCCTGGCCCGCGCCCTGGTCCTGGATCCGCAAATCATCCTGTGCGACGAGCCGGACTCGGGTCTGGACCCGGTTCGTACCGCTTATCTGAGCCAGCTGATTCTCGACATCAACGCCCAGATCGACGCGACCATCCTCATCGTGACGCACAACATCAACATCGCCCGCACGGTGCCAGACAACATCGGCATGCTGTTCCGCAAGCACCTGGTGATGTTCGGTCCTCGTGAGGTTCTGCTGACCAGCGACGAGCCGGTGGTGCGCCAGTTCCTCAACGGCCGCCGCATCGGCCCCATCGGCATGTCCGAGGAAAAGGACGAGGCGACCATGGCCGAAGAGCAGGCGCTGCTCGACGCCGGTCACCACGCCGGTGGCACCGAGGAAGTCGAGGGCGTGCCGCCGCAGATCACCGCGACCCCGGGCATGCCGGAGCGCAAAGGCGTGGCGCGGCGTCAGGCGCGCGTGCGCGAGATGCTGCACACGCTGCCGAAAGAGGCCCAGGCCGCGATCCTCGACGACCTCGAGGGCACGCACAAGTTCCAGTCGCACGAGTTCGGCGGCTAG
- the rplL gene encoding 50S ribosomal protein L7/L12 has translation MAKISTDDLLDVFKEMTLLELSDFVKKFEETFEVTAAAPVAVAAAGGPAAGGAPAEAAEEQSEFDVILEAAGDKKIGVIKVVREIVSGLGLKEAKDLVDSAPKPLLEKVAKEAADEAKAKLEAAGATVTVK, from the coding sequence ATGGCAAAGATATCCACCGACGATCTGCTCGACGTCTTCAAGGAAATGACCCTGTTGGAGCTGTCGGACTTCGTCAAGAAGTTCGAGGAGACCTTCGAGGTCACCGCGGCCGCCCCCGTCGCGGTCGCCGCTGCCGGTGGTCCCGCCGCCGGTGGTGCGCCCGCCGAGGCCGCTGAGGAGCAGTCGGAGTTCGACGTCATCCTCGAGGCCGCCGGCGACAAGAAGATCGGCGTCATCAAGGTCGTCCGCGAGATCGTCTCGGGCCTGGGGCTCAAGGAGGCCAAGGACCTGGTTGACAGCGCCCCCAAGCCGCTGCTGGAGAAGGTCGCCAAGGAGGCCGCCGACGAGGCCAAGGCCAAGCTCGAGGCCGCCGGCGCCACCGTCACCGTCAAGTAG
- a CDS encoding TetR/AcrR family transcriptional regulator, whose protein sequence is MTSELQPARDVRDEMLHAAVGLLDEHGPDALQTRKVAGAAGTSTMAVYTHFGGMQGLITAVAAEGYRQFDDALTVPETADPVADMFAIVGAYRRYAIEHPHMYRLMFGSTSAHGIHAPAGNVLGLTVAEIERRIPSFAHVVRTVRRAMRVGRITVGSADDDAAVVATAAQAWALVHGFVMLELGGFYGADGSAVAPVLEAMNSNLLVALGDSPERVTRSVRTAKHRIHENPRARVETGPGGLP, encoded by the coding sequence ATGACTTCAGAGTTGCAGCCCGCTCGCGACGTACGCGATGAGATGCTGCATGCCGCCGTGGGACTGCTGGACGAGCACGGTCCCGACGCCCTGCAGACCCGCAAAGTGGCCGGCGCGGCAGGGACCTCGACGATGGCGGTCTACACCCACTTCGGCGGCATGCAGGGGTTGATCACCGCGGTTGCCGCGGAGGGTTATCGACAATTCGATGACGCGCTGACAGTGCCGGAAACCGCTGACCCGGTCGCCGACATGTTCGCCATCGTCGGGGCCTACCGGCGCTACGCCATCGAGCACCCGCACATGTATCGGTTGATGTTCGGCAGCACCAGCGCCCATGGCATTCATGCACCGGCGGGCAACGTCCTGGGCCTGACGGTCGCCGAGATCGAACGGCGCATTCCCAGCTTCGCCCATGTGGTGCGCACCGTTCGCCGGGCCATGCGGGTCGGCCGGATCACAGTCGGTTCAGCGGACGATGACGCTGCCGTCGTTGCCACGGCGGCCCAGGCTTGGGCCCTGGTGCACGGGTTCGTGATGCTCGAACTGGGCGGCTTCTACGGCGCCGACGGCTCGGCCGTCGCTCCGGTACTAGAGGCGATGAATTCAAATCTGCTTGTCGCGCTCGGCGATTCGCCCGAGCGCGTGACCCGGTCGGTGCGGACGGCGAAGCACCGAATACACGAAAACCCCCGGGCCCGTGTCGAAACGGGTCCCGGGGGTCTTCCCTGA
- the rplJ gene encoding 50S ribosomal protein L10, with product MAKADKATAVADITEQFTGSTATLITEYRGLTVAALAELRRSLSGSATYTVAKNTLIKRAASEAGIEGLDELFAGPTAIAFVRGEPVDAAKALKTFAKDNAALVIKGGYMDGQRLTVAEVERIADLESREVLLAKLAGAMKGNLAKAAGLFNAPASQMARLLAALQEKKPASEAAAPAAEAPAEAPAAEEPAADAPAETPEAPADAE from the coding sequence ATGGCCAAGGCTGACAAGGCCACCGCCGTTGCAGACATCACCGAGCAGTTCACGGGCTCGACGGCGACCCTGATCACCGAATACCGCGGGTTGACGGTCGCCGCCCTGGCCGAGCTGCGGCGGTCGCTGTCCGGATCGGCTACCTACACGGTCGCCAAGAACACGCTGATCAAGCGGGCGGCATCGGAAGCCGGGATCGAGGGGCTCGACGAGCTGTTCGCCGGGCCGACGGCCATCGCCTTCGTGCGCGGTGAGCCGGTCGACGCCGCCAAGGCTCTGAAGACCTTCGCCAAGGACAACGCGGCGCTGGTCATCAAGGGCGGCTACATGGACGGCCAGCGGCTGACGGTCGCCGAGGTCGAGCGCATCGCCGACCTGGAATCCCGCGAGGTCCTGCTGGCTAAACTGGCCGGCGCGATGAAGGGCAACCTCGCCAAGGCGGCCGGGCTGTTCAACGCGCCCGCCTCGCAGATGGCTCGCCTGTTGGCCGCGCTGCAGGAAAAGAAGCCGGCCTCCGAGGCCGCAGCACCCGCTGCCGAAGCCCCCGCGGAGGCACCCGCCGCCGAAGAGCCGGCCGCAGACGCACCGGCGGAAACCCCCGAAGCACCGGCTGACGCCGAGTAG
- a CDS encoding ROK family protein, producing the protein MLTLCLDIGGTKIAAGLADAQGALVCTTTCPTPAGGSAEQVWAAVDTTIAGMLHAAGGAVRAVGIACSGPIDLRDGSVSPINIAGWDGFPLRDRVAAAVPGVPVRLGGDGVCMALGEHWRGAGRGAGFLLGMVVSTGVGGGLILNGAPYAGRTGNAGHVGHVVVEPDGEACTCGGRGCVETVAAGPWLVRWALANGWSAPPGVGARDLAAAAAGGDAVAVRAFHRGAGALAAMIASVAAVCDLDLVVVGGGVAKSGRLLFDPLRAALADYAGLDFLSGLRVLPAELGGEAGLVGAARLAGV; encoded by the coding sequence ATGCTCACTCTTTGCCTGGACATCGGCGGCACCAAGATCGCCGCCGGTTTGGCCGACGCCCAGGGCGCTCTGGTGTGTACGACCACCTGTCCCACCCCGGCCGGCGGTTCGGCCGAACAGGTCTGGGCGGCCGTCGACACGACGATCGCGGGCATGTTGCACGCGGCGGGCGGGGCGGTCCGTGCGGTGGGCATCGCCTGTTCCGGGCCTATCGATCTGCGCGACGGAAGCGTCAGTCCGATCAACATCGCCGGTTGGGACGGCTTCCCGTTGCGAGACCGGGTCGCGGCCGCGGTGCCCGGCGTCCCGGTCCGGCTCGGCGGCGACGGCGTGTGCATGGCCCTGGGCGAGCACTGGCGCGGCGCCGGGCGCGGCGCGGGCTTCCTGTTGGGCATGGTGGTGTCCACCGGGGTGGGCGGCGGGCTGATCCTCAACGGCGCGCCCTACGCCGGACGCACCGGCAATGCCGGACACGTCGGTCACGTCGTGGTCGAACCGGACGGCGAGGCGTGTACCTGCGGCGGCCGGGGCTGCGTCGAGACCGTCGCGGCCGGCCCGTGGCTGGTGCGCTGGGCGTTGGCGAACGGCTGGTCCGCGCCGCCCGGTGTCGGGGCTCGGGACCTGGCGGCGGCGGCGGCCGGCGGCGATGCGGTCGCCGTGCGGGCGTTTCACCGGGGTGCCGGCGCGCTCGCGGCGATGATCGCCTCGGTGGCGGCGGTGTGCGACTTGGACCTCGTCGTGGTCGGGGGAGGCGTCGCCAAATCCGGCCGGCTGCTCTTCGATCCGCTGCGCGCCGCGCTGGCCGACTACGCCGGCCTGGACTTCCTGTCCGGCTTGCGCGTGCTGCCGGCCGAACTGGGTGGCGAGGCCGGCCTGGTCGGCGCGGCCCGGCTCGCGGGCGTCTAG
- a CDS encoding carotenoid oxygenase family protein — MTLTETAKSANPYLEGFLAPVRTEVTATDLEVSGHLPGHLDGRYLRNGPNPVAEVDPATYHWFSGDGMVHGVALRDGRACWYRNRWVRSPAVCRGLGEPEPTALNPRAGMLSVGANTNVLTHGGRTLALVEGGGANYQLTDELDTVGTCDFDGTLSGGYTAHPHRDPRTGELHAVSYSFGRGHTVQYSVIDTDGRARRTVDIDVTGSPMIHDFSLTDKYVVIYDLPVTFDAARVASATVPRWLDLPARLVTQSLLGRVRIPTPVMTAISGNRQPMSVMPYSWKDNYPARIGVMPRDGSNKDVRWFDIEPCYVYHPLNAYSETRNGAEVLVLDVVRYARMFDRDLRGPGDSRPTLDRWTINLTTGAVASERRDDRPQEFPRINETLLGGRHRFGYAVGLDGGYLSGGATEMSSALYKHDYATGSSTTAALDPALLLGEMCFVPNPAGDGEPAEDDGLLMGYGYHRGRDEGQLVLLDAQTLESVATVHLPQRVPMGFHGNWAPRV; from the coding sequence ATGACTTTAACGGAAACCGCTAAGTCCGCGAATCCGTATCTCGAGGGCTTTCTGGCGCCGGTGCGCACGGAGGTGACGGCGACCGACCTGGAGGTCAGCGGCCACCTGCCCGGGCACCTCGACGGGCGCTACCTGCGCAACGGTCCGAATCCCGTCGCCGAGGTCGATCCCGCCACCTACCACTGGTTCAGCGGCGACGGCATGGTGCACGGTGTCGCGCTGCGGGACGGACGGGCGTGCTGGTACCGCAACCGCTGGGTCCGCAGCCCCGCGGTGTGTCGCGGGCTCGGCGAACCCGAGCCGACGGCCCTGAACCCGCGCGCCGGGATGCTGTCGGTCGGGGCCAACACCAACGTGCTGACCCACGGCGGCCGCACGCTGGCCCTCGTCGAGGGCGGCGGCGCCAACTATCAGCTGACCGACGAGTTGGACACCGTCGGCACCTGCGACTTCGACGGCACGCTGAGTGGCGGTTACACCGCCCATCCGCACCGCGATCCGCGCACCGGCGAACTGCACGCCGTGTCGTATTCCTTCGGGCGCGGGCACACCGTGCAGTACTCGGTGATCGATACGGACGGACGTGCGCGCCGCACCGTCGACATCGATGTCACCGGGTCGCCGATGATCCACGACTTCTCCCTGACAGATAAGTACGTGGTCATCTACGACCTGCCGGTGACATTCGATGCGGCGCGGGTCGCGTCGGCGACTGTGCCGCGGTGGCTGGATTTGCCGGCCCGCCTGGTCACGCAGTCGCTGCTCGGCCGCGTACGGATTCCCACCCCGGTGATGACGGCTATCAGCGGAAACCGGCAGCCGATGAGCGTGATGCCCTACAGCTGGAAGGACAACTACCCGGCGCGCATCGGCGTGATGCCGCGCGACGGCTCCAACAAGGACGTGCGCTGGTTCGACATCGAGCCCTGCTACGTCTATCATCCGCTCAATGCCTACTCGGAGACGCGAAACGGGGCTGAGGTCCTGGTGCTCGACGTCGTCCGCTATGCGCGGATGTTCGACCGCGACCTGCGCGGCCCCGGGGACAGCCGACCCACCCTGGACCGGTGGACCATCAATCTGACGACCGGTGCGGTGGCCAGCGAACGCCGCGACGACCGCCCGCAGGAGTTCCCGCGGATCAACGAGACGCTCCTCGGTGGCCGGCATCGCTTCGGCTACGCCGTCGGGCTGGACGGCGGCTACCTGTCCGGCGGCGCGACCGAGATGTCGTCGGCGCTGTACAAGCACGATTATGCGACCGGTTCGAGCACGACCGCCGCGCTGGATCCCGCCCTTTTGCTCGGCGAGATGTGCTTCGTGCCGAACCCGGCGGGCGACGGCGAACCCGCCGAGGACGACGGGCTGCTGATGGGCTACGGCTATCACCGCGGCCGCGACGAGGGCCAGCTGGTGTTGCTGGATGCGCAGACGCTCGAATCGGTGGCGACCGTGCACCTGCCGCAGCGGGTCCCGATGGGCTTTCACGGCAACTGGGCGCCGCGAGTCTGA